A genomic region of [Eubacterium] eligens ATCC 27750 contains the following coding sequences:
- a CDS encoding COG2426 family protein, whose protein sequence is MLKKYLYIFLISMVPLIELRGAIPVSQGFQLPLLQSYIVCVIGNMLPVPVIYLFARKVLEWGKDKKYIGKFFTFCIEKGHKGGEKLKEKAGRGLFVALLLFVGIPLPGTGAWTGTLAASFLDMGFKKSVIAVLLGVLLAGVIMGIASAGVFTAIFSFA, encoded by the coding sequence ATGTTAAAAAAGTATTTGTATATTTTTCTTATTTCTATGGTTCCACTTATTGAGCTTAGAGGTGCAATTCCTGTATCACAGGGATTCCAGTTACCATTGTTACAGTCATATATTGTGTGCGTAATAGGTAATATGCTTCCTGTACCGGTTATTTACCTTTTTGCAAGAAAGGTTCTTGAGTGGGGAAAGGATAAGAAATATATTGGAAAGTTCTTTACTTTCTGTATTGAAAAAGGACACAAGGGTGGAGAGAAGCTTAAGGAGAAGGCTGGAAGAGGTCTTTTTGTAGCATTATTACTTTTTGTTGGAATTCCGCTTCCGGGAACAGGTGCATGGACGGGAACACTTGCAGCAAGTTTTCTTGATATGGGATTTAAGAAGAGTGTAATAGCAGTTTTGTTAGGAGTTTTACTTGCAGGAGTGATTATGGGAATCGCAAGTGCGGGAGTATTTACAGCAATTTTTAGTTTTGCATAA
- the rimP gene encoding ribosome maturation factor RimP has product MGKRESYEAKTTELIQPVVEANGVELFDVDYVKEGSDWYLRVYIDKEGGVTIDDCQNVSRAFNEILDRENYIDDQYIFEVSSPGLTRPLKKEKDYEKSIGRMIEIKLFSPVDKSKEYSGVLKEYDKDTVTISIDDVTKTFDRSNLAMIRWAFVDEV; this is encoded by the coding sequence ATGGGAAAAAGAGAAAGCTATGAAGCTAAGACAACAGAACTTATACAGCCGGTTGTTGAAGCTAACGGCGTGGAACTTTTTGATGTTGACTACGTGAAAGAAGGCAGCGACTGGTATCTGCGTGTCTACATTGACAAAGAAGGCGGAGTTACTATTGATGACTGCCAGAATGTGAGCAGAGCTTTCAATGAGATACTGGACAGGGAGAATTACATTGATGACCAGTATATATTTGAGGTAAGTTCTCCGGGTCTTACAAGACCTCTTAAGAAAGAGAAGGATTATGAAAAGAGTATTGGCAGAATGATTGAGATTAAATTATTCAGTCCTGTTGATAAATCTAAGGAATATTCCGGGGTTCTTAAGGAATATGATAAAGATACGGTAACAATCAGTATTGATGATGTAACTAAAACATTTGACAGAAGTAATCTGGCTATGATCAGATGGGCATTTGTAGATGAAGTATAA
- the rnpM gene encoding RNase P modulator RnpM — MATVKKIPQRQCIGCGQMKDKKDLIRILKTQDESIVIDATGRKNGRGAYICANEDCLSKAFKNKGLERSFKMAVDSAVYDELAKELNNIGK, encoded by the coding sequence GTGGCTACAGTAAAGAAGATTCCACAAAGACAGTGTATTGGCTGCGGTCAGATGAAGGATAAGAAGGACTTAATCCGTATTCTGAAGACACAGGATGAATCAATTGTTATAGATGCTACAGGCAGGAAGAATGGCAGAGGGGCTTATATATGTGCGAATGAAGACTGCCTGTCTAAAGCATTTAAGAATAAGGGACTTGAAAGGTCATTTAAGATGGCAGTAGATTCTGCTGTCTATGATGAGTTAGCAAAGGAGCTGAATAATATTGGAAAATAA
- a CDS encoding L7Ae/L30e/S12e/Gadd45 family ribosomal protein, which produces MENKQKILNMIGLAQKAGKVASGEFSTEKAVKTGKAYTVIVADDSSDNTKKMFTNMCTYYKVPIHFFSDKVSVGHAIGKEFRASLAVLDEGFAKTIEKYFEQGLE; this is translated from the coding sequence TTGGAAAATAAACAGAAAATCCTTAATATGATTGGACTTGCGCAGAAAGCCGGAAAGGTTGCAAGCGGAGAGTTTTCAACAGAGAAGGCTGTTAAAACCGGAAAGGCATACACAGTTATTGTTGCAGATGATTCTTCAGATAATACTAAGAAAATGTTTACAAATATGTGTACTTATTACAAGGTTCCGATACATTTTTTTAGTGACAAGGTGAGTGTTGGCCACGCGATAGGAAAGGAATTCCGCGCATCACTGGCAGTCCTTGATGAAGGATTTGCAAAGACCATAGAAAAATATTTTGAACAGGGTTTAGAATAA
- the nusA gene encoding transcription termination factor NusA, translating into MNKELIMALDALEKENGIDKEIMFAAIEKSLMDEYKAEFDKADNGRVELDRRTGDFHIYSDRTVVEEVIVPENRENKKEKYVSGTDIALEDARKIKPDCQLGDVITVEVKSEEFSRKAAKNAKNTIVQTIREQEKNALYNEYHSKEKELITGIVQRVADNGDLTIDLGRLQTVLKADDKFKDKKFVPGDRIKLYVVDVINREKGGPVVRVSRKSQELVKKLFEEEVTEIKDGVVEIMGIAREAGSRTKMAVRANVANVDPVGACVGINGARVKAIVNELGNEQIDIIEWDSNSAQLIVNALSPAKVVSAVADDEEKKAKIVVSEQQLSLAIGKQGQNVRLAAKLTGYGIDIKSEAEPEEHTEEENLEEEYVEPSELSLDEE; encoded by the coding sequence ATGAATAAGGAATTAATTATGGCACTTGATGCTCTTGAGAAGGAGAATGGAATCGATAAAGAGATTATGTTTGCAGCTATCGAGAAATCTCTTATGGATGAGTACAAGGCTGAGTTTGATAAGGCTGATAACGGTCGTGTTGAGTTAGACAGAAGAACAGGTGATTTCCACATTTATTCTGACAGAACTGTTGTTGAGGAAGTTATTGTTCCAGAGAACAGAGAGAATAAGAAAGAAAAATATGTATCAGGTACTGATATTGCATTAGAAGATGCCAGAAAGATTAAGCCTGACTGCCAGCTTGGTGATGTTATTACTGTTGAAGTAAAGTCTGAGGAGTTCTCAAGAAAGGCTGCCAAGAATGCTAAGAATACTATTGTGCAGACTATCAGAGAGCAGGAAAAGAATGCTCTTTATAATGAGTATCATTCTAAGGAGAAGGAACTTATTACAGGTATTGTGCAGAGAGTTGCTGACAATGGTGATCTTACAATTGATCTTGGAAGACTCCAGACAGTTCTTAAGGCTGATGACAAGTTCAAGGATAAGAAGTTTGTGCCAGGCGATAGAATTAAGTTATATGTTGTTGATGTAATTAACAGAGAAAAGGGTGGTCCTGTTGTAAGAGTTTCAAGAAAGTCACAGGAGCTTGTTAAGAAACTTTTTGAAGAAGAAGTTACAGAGATTAAAGATGGCGTTGTTGAAATCATGGGTATTGCAAGAGAAGCCGGCTCAAGAACTAAGATGGCAGTAAGAGCCAATGTTGCAAATGTAGATCCTGTAGGTGCATGTGTCGGTATTAACGGTGCAAGAGTTAAAGCTATTGTTAATGAACTTGGCAATGAGCAGATAGATATCATTGAGTGGGACAGCAATTCAGCACAGCTTATCGTTAACGCATTAAGCCCTGCAAAGGTTGTTTCAGCAGTAGCTGATGATGAAGAGAAGAAGGCTAAGATTGTTGTTTCTGAGCAGCAGCTTTCTTTAGCAATTGGTAAGCAGGGACAGAATGTAAGACTTGCTGCAAAGCTTACAGGATATGGAATTGATATTAAGAGCGAGGCTGAACCTGAAGAACATACAGAAGAAGAGAACTTAGAAGAAGAGTATGTTGAACCATCTGAATTAAGCCTTGATGAAGAATAA